One Rosa chinensis cultivar Old Blush chromosome 3, RchiOBHm-V2, whole genome shotgun sequence DNA window includes the following coding sequences:
- the LOC112194652 gene encoding uncharacterized protein LOC112194652, translated as MADPLVARCLYSGKGYMVPLNQWMSYSELYEDIFRTFQFLPSDVIELQYSVPVVKIGGSCSRTCSVDSCSEVIDEDDYLGDAFRTEVHKTYLSYEWSSYIHHVGDKFHGAAELCEKLRKYAVAVGFEFVFLKNDLDRIHAVCANVGTEGCDWHLRALSSSANGCLYITELNNIHTCKGVVRTQKHKLLGSKIVKTCIAADVSYHLSLKPRDIMSKFKSTYGFDISYKVALKAKHRAKEGIYGSDADSFSKLSWYKEAVLQSNPSSAFVLEVDPSTNRFQRLFVAYGGCVEGFQFCLPVLYVNGTFGKSIYKCQILSATGRNGNQDSGFYPLAICFCDSETDANWTFFFKHLKILLEPQGRVITFISDRGTGLLSAFDKVFAGNPHLFCYKHLVANLAGKYRGKGISVLIEDVKQKFFKVAYSSTEKEYHFNLRLLRAVGGANIIDPFLAEIPVENWCRAFYTSCRYGIMANGIAESFNSWIAIERLMPGYCMLDQTRIKQMEQIGERRDEAQRWTIELTSKMEERLKVQMEKSHRFSVHYSSPGVYEARSDFSYVVNISNHSCSCVKWQINCFPCPHGLAAIQAASENVYDYIDKYFRVDMFKKSYSFPIWPITNVDMSSSESATECILPPLAKRPPGRPRVKRFKSVGEVEKKLIRCGRCGKMGTHNKLSCTKPLIQQ; from the exons ATGGCTGATCCTTTGGTTGCTAGGTGCCTTTACTCTGGTAAAGGTTATATGGTTCCTTTGAATCAATGGATGAGCTACTCTGAGTTGTATGAAGACATTTTCCGTACATTCCAGTTTTTGCCGAGTGATGTTATTGAGCTTCAGTATTCAGTTCCTG TTGTAAAGATTGGGGGAAGTTGCAGCAGAACTTGTTCAGTGGATAGTTGTTCGGAAGTtattgatgaagatgattaTTTGGGTGATGCATTCAGGACTGAAGTTCACAAGACGTATTTGTCTTATGAGTGGAGTTCTTATATTCATCATGTTGGGGATAAGTTTCATGGTGCTGCCGAGCTCTGTGAGAAGCTCAGGAAATATGCAGTTGCAGTTGGTTTCGAGTTTGTATTCCTGAAAAATGATCTGGACCGTATTCATGCAGTCTGTGCAAATGTTGGAACCGAAGGTTGTGACTGGCATCTTCGCGCTCTTTCATCATCTGCCAATGGTTGCCTTTATATAACAGAGTTGAATAATATTCACACTTGCAAGGGTGTAGTTAGGACTCAAAAGCACAAGCTTTTGGGATCCAAGATTGTTAAGACTTGCATTGCTGCTGATGTTAGCTATCATCTTTCATTGAAGCCAAGGGATATTATGAGCAAGTTCAAATCAACATATGGTTTTGATATTTCCTACAAGGTTgccttgaaagcaaagcataGGGCTAAGGAAGGGATTTATGGTTCCGATGCAGACTCGTTCAGCAAGTTATCTTGGTATAAGGAAGCTGTTTTGCAGAGTAACCCGAGCTCTgcttttgtgttggaagttgaCCCATCTACTAATCGTTTTCAGAGGCTTTTTGTAGCTTACGGAGGTTGTGTTGAAGGCTTCCAATTCTGTTTGCCTGTGTTGTATGTTAATGGAACGTTTGGTAAAAGCATTTACAAATGTCAGATTCTTTCTGCAACTGGAAGGAATGGAAATCAAGATAGTG GTTTCTACCCTCTAGCCATATGTTTTTGTGATTCTGAGACAGATGCAAATTGGACATTCTTTTTCAAGCATTTGAAGATTTTGCTTGAACCTCAAGGAAGAGTCATCACATTTATTAGTGATCGGGGTACTGGTTTGTTGAGTGCTTTCGATAAGGTATTTGCTGGTAATCCACATCTATTTTGTTACAAGCATTTGGTGGCGAACCTTGCCGGTAAATATAGGGGTAAAGGTATTTCTGTCTTGATAGAAGATGTTAAGCAGAAGTTTTTTAAGGTTGCATATTCCTCCACTGAGAAGGAATACCATTTCAATTTGCGGTTGCTTAGAGCAGTTGGTGGTGCCAATATTATTGACCCTTTTCTTGCTGAAATCCCTGTGGAAAATTGGTGCCGTGCATTTTACACTAGCTGCCgatatggaattatggctaATGGGATTGCAGAATCATTTAACTCTTGGATTGCAATTGAGCGTTTGATGCCGGGCTATTGTATGCTGGACCAGACAAGAATAAAACAAATGGAGCAGATCGGGGAGAGGAGGGATGAGGCACAACGTTGGACCATAGAACTAACTTCCAAAATGGAGGAAAGGTTGAAGGTGCAGATGGAGAAATCTCATCGTTTCAGTGTCCATTATTCTAGTCCTGGAGTTTACGAGGCTCGATCTGACTTTTCCTATGTAGTCAACATTTCTAATCATTCATGTTCATGTGTGAAATGGCAGATCAATTGTTTTCCTTGTCCTCACGGCCTTGCTGCAATACAAGCTGCCTCTGAAAATGTCTATGATTATATTGATAAGTACTTTCGTGTTGATATGTTCAAGAAGAGCTACAGTTTTCCTATCTGGCCGATAACCAATGTTGATATGTCTTCTTCTGAATCTGCTACTGAATGTATATTACCTCCCCTTGCAAAGAGGCCACCCgggaggcctagggtgaagcgATTCAAGTCGGTTGGAGAGGTTGAAAAGAAGCTTATTCGTTGTGGCCGTTGTGGGAAAATGGGCACTCATAACAAGTTGAGCTGCACTAAACCTCTCATTCAGCAGTAG